The Corvus moneduloides isolate bCorMon1 chromosome 1, bCorMon1.pri, whole genome shotgun sequence nucleotide sequence CCTTCAAAGTGGGAACACTGGACGGGGTCTAGACAAATACAGGCCTGGGCTGGTAAGAGGGGACTTGAAATCACAATAAGAATGCAAATACTCATCAAAGGTGAATTAAAGATACTCACAATTTGGAGCTGGGCGAAACTAGTGTTAGGAgcaaaagagagcagaaaacatTATCCAACACATATAAAATTCACTGTATATTGTGAATGCAGATGAGATGTACTTGCAgaccagtgaaaaaaaaaaccaaccaaggTTCATTGAAGTGTCAGCAAACATGAAAATAGCCCCAAGTGGAAACCTAGAGTGAGGAAGAAGTTGCCAACACCATATTCCTCTTGgcaaaggagaggaggaaaccCAGTCATCAACACCACACCCCACCCAGTGTGTGTGCAGGTGCTTGTGTGCATTGCTGTGCAACActgtaaattgatttttttttcatacagtgAGAAGTATTAAGTTAGTTAAATAATAGGGACTGTGAAATTTAGTAACTGGAGTGATCTTAGTAGCtgtatatttcattttatttaagcCTACTGAAATGTCAGTTGAACAATATATTCTTGACTTCCATATAAGGCATGTCCCCATTTTGGCTTATAACAAGACTTTGAGAATAACAAACTGATTTCAATTAAGATGTATTTTGTTGCCAGTTTAAGTAATCCTTGTCTGGATGCAGAGAGTTCACAAAAACCTGCAAAAGGGAGTTATTTTGATACAGATTTGTATccagcagcagtggtgctggATGTTAAAAGTAACCAAGCTTAAACTTTTCAATGTGTCAACGTGGagattttcactgcttttgaaCTGCTTTTAATGTGCATTTAAGGTGACAGAAATAGTGTAAATTGCCTGTGCTTTCTTTGGAGTGGTGATTATACATGTCTTGTACAAAAACCAACCATCTCGTCTTTCCTCCCACACATATTCCACTGAGGAGAGTTCTTTAAGGGACATTGGAGTGACATGGATTTGGGATAGTTGATAGATACTATAATCAAAGAATAAAAGACATGTAGAAAAGTAATATTTGGCATCTAAGAATATCTGTCATATCCAGCCATCATAGACTGCATGAAAAGGGAGATCCACTTGATCTGATTTACCTGGATTTATAAAACCCATTCTACACATCCCTCACTGAAGGCTCTTAGAGATACTAAGATGCCATGGGACAAAAGTCCTCTTCTGGATGAACTGCTGTTTAAATGATAAAAAGATATTGTGTAAACTGATGCTGAAACTACATTTTTGAATGCAGTTCTGACCCTCTTGAAAAGAGATGATAAAAGAAAAGATGTACATAGGAGGGCTGTAAGGGTGTTTACAGCTATGAAATGGCTTCAATAACAGGAACAACGGAAGATAACAGGACTTGCCAAGACTGCAAAGGATATGACTGATGGAAACACTTGATATAAGATCTTAAAATTATGGGAAGTTATTTTACCATAGAAatgataaaaaggaaacaactaTTCAACTGTTTCTTCTTGTAAGAAAATGCTGGGGGAGGAAACAAATTAGCAGATgataaattcaaaattaaagaaGCTCTTTTTTCCCACAGCCTATTTTTATGATGTAGCACTTACTACCACATCATATTGATGGTATCAATAATCCTCATGGGTCTAAAAAATTTCAAGCAATTGGACcaattattggaaaaaaattcattatgcTATTACGATTCATcagctcagggacagcagaAGTTTACCATCCCATTTCCTGCCCAGCAGGggaaaaactttattttctgtaaattctTGTCTATTTTAGGATTGCAGTGGGTAAAAAGCTTCCATTTTATGCTTGTCTATATCACACAGGATTAAGTTAATGAGGCTTGAGCAGCCCCTTCCATTTCTCTGttcttaaaaatcaaaacttcaTTGGAGCAAAGAAAGCATTGACCTTTTCCAGAGGTCATCTCTGGCTGCAAATGGATGTTCTGgtctcctcttcttcccaggGACTACTGGAGCTCTTTGGAATTTGTCCTTCCCCCCCCCCGAAATGCCACTGAAGCTCCATTAGGGGCAGCTGCAGTATCCTGCAAGAAGGACTGCAGTCAGTAGCCTGGAGCATAAAGTAAGTAATTTCATAATTTGGCAGGTAATACATTTTGGCTTCCTTCCCTCTACTGCCTTCCACTACTGCCTTCCTTACCTCTTTCCAGGCAAGCTTGGACAATTCCATAAAGCCTGTGTTTACATGGCCACTGTGACTCTGCATCACTATCCCTGAGGAAAAAACCTGACATCTTTCTTCAGTGCTGGACAGCTTTTAGGGACCCAAACTCACACCAGCTAGGGAAGGTGTCTGTGGGATTGTGTGTACTGACACACGGTAGATTTTATAATCCCTAAACACATCATAAGAAGGCTTTAGAGAATATGATAAGGAACTCTGGGCTAGAAGAAAGCGTAAAAACTTTAATCCAAACAAGCATCTTAATTTCCTCATCACAACAAAAATCATAGCCACCACCAACCAGGATTCCTCCTTTCTAAGAGCCAAAATCatcttcaggaaataaaaattcaaacttataactaaaataaaactaagtATTTCAGAACTATCTGTTAGGATCAACAGGAAGCTGGATTCTTTTGCAAGGGCTGGCACATGGCCAGACCaacataaaattttgtttaataataTTAACCCTGTAATCCTCCGTGACACAACATGATCCTTGAAGAATAATGAATTGAAGCAGAACTCTGAAGTACCTAGagctaaaataaaaagtttacCTCaataattttaaggaaaaacacCCTTTACAAGAGACAGTTTACCTATATTTTAGCCAGAGTTGGAAGGAAAAATAGTTTCACTCTAGGCCACCTAATCAAGTACATAGAACAGATTCCACAGGAAAttctaagaataaaaaaaaataatattatgaGTGCTGAGCAAAAGCAAGGTAATAAATCACACTgggagtgggttttttttgcattttgattcATTTATTAGGAAATTAAGAAGGCCCATCTGGATACTTATTGATTCCTGAATAAGTCACTGAAAGGGATCATCAGAAGTATAACTAAACAGATTGTATCTATCATGCAGATCACTGGAAGTTAGCTAAGAACAgcttttctgtcagaaaagatacttaagaaaacagttttgcatACAGAAGGTTAAGTGTCTTTCTAATCCTTCAGTACTTCCTTCCTTGTACCAAAACAACACAGTCGTGCATGTCTTTGGCTGTATTTTCAGTGCCCACAGCTACACACCACTGTAAGTTGCTGCTTTGGAAAAAGCAGGAGTTTTGACGGAAGAGGCGTTTACTCAGTAGGAGACAGGGAGAAGGAATTGCTCATCCAACAGGGCAGGGAACAGACTCCTCCACTGGCGGAACTTCACTGACCCCTAATGGACAATCCCCACCAGTGCGCTGCCCTGGCAGCGATTTCCAGCCGTGCCAGAAACCTCCCGGTGGTCAGCACTCCTCCTTTCAGCCTAACACCAACTCTGACACCTCAGCTTTTCACTATTCAGTGTGAACATATTTATTCCACCTTCGTATCTGACCGTCTGAAATGTTCTAAGAAgccagaaggaagaggaaggtgaACAGTGTTTAATGCAGCAATTCTGACAACTAGTTAGGACACAGCAAATTCAACTCTTTAAAAACCAGAGCAAACCAGTGTAACATCTTtcaacaataaataaaaaaccgTTAAGGACTAGCACCTCCAACTGATCCATTTAAACTACTTTAAAAGGTAGATTTGCAATCAGCACAATCAAGAATCTGTATAAACGATGGGAGTAATTTGAAAGGCACAATCCAAGTATTTGTGCCTTTTCTCCCCAAGGAGTGACTGTGAACCTGTCATCAGGAGAGCAAGGAGACGTTTCCATTACAGGAAAAGGACTCTCTGCTTCGGCAAAACCGCTGCCATTTCCACTGAGTGAAAAACTGCCGACACCAGAAGGGAGAATGAATCCACACTGGTTGGTGCAGCTTCTTTTTGTCATTCAGACTGCAGAGATGAACTCATTTCCCAATACAGGAAATTGACCAAGCTGCAAACAGGCTgcatttcccattccctgtctAGAAAAGgtttttgttcacttttttttttttttttttactacttttgTTGCTCTGTTCCTCTTTTCCTATGTACCTTGCTTTCCTTCCTATCCCAGAAATGTACCTGCTATAAATCTTCCAAATTAGTGAGATGTTGACATGCAAAAGGTAATGGCATGGAATAAAAAGGATCCCAGAACTGATGCCCACATTGACAGCCAGCAGAACAGCCCTGGTTAGACAAACAATAGCACCAGTCTGTAAGAAAACTACTGGCTTCCAAGGCTAGCTGGATTAACTAAAAATCCTTGCCGAAGTCATAAAGACCCACCAAATTTCCAATCCTGCTTTACATCTAGCACTCTAAATAATGATCACTTTATGGTATCACTTTCACAAACAACAATGATAATAACACAAACCAGTTAAGGCAGGCCCTTTGCTGCCAGAAATTCCTGCCCCTTCAGTGTGGTGACATAAATAAcagattaaattaaattacattaatcTCTGGTTAACAGAGCCCCTTGGGAGACAGTCTTGAAGGGCAAAGGCATCCAAGTAGGCTGGACATGCTTCCAGAAGGAAATCTTAAAGCTGCAGTAGCAGGCCATCCCCATGTGCTGAAAGAtgagctggcagggaagaagACCAGCCTGGCTGAACAGAGCTTTGGCAGCAACTCAGGGAAAAAGAGTTTATGACCTTTGAAAGAATGGGCAGGCAACTAAGGAGGACTACATGGATGTGTTGAGGTtatacagagagaaaattagaagggCCTGAGCCCAACTAGAACTTACTCTGGCTATTGCCataaaagacaacaaaaaacatttccataaatatatcagcagcaaaaggagggCTAAGGAGAATTTCCATCCTTTATTATGTTTATGCAGGGGTAAACACAgtgacaaaggatgaggaaaaggctgagggacTTAATGCcctctttgcctcagtctttaatgGTAAAGCCAGTAGTTCTTTGGGTACCCGGTCCCCTAAGCTGGAAGACAGGGCCAGGGAGCAGAACGAAGCCCTCACaatccaaaggaaaacagtCAGTGACCTGCTATACCAGTTAAGACACATCCAAGTCtatggggctggatgggatccaCCCAAGGGTCCTGAGGTACCTGCTGGTAGTGTTCAATGGGCCACTTCTTGTCATTTTGAATCCTGTGCTTGGTTTCACTACaaaaaagacactgaggtgctggagtgccCAGGAAACGGCAAGGtagctggggaagggtctggagcacaaggcttatgaggagtggctgagggaccAGGGGTtctttagcctggagaaaaggagcctcAGGGGGGACCTCATTGTTCTCTAAAattacctgaaaggaggctgtagccagtTGGGGGTCAGTCACTTCTCTCAAGTAATAAGTGACAGAAAAGGAGTGTGCCAAGGAGGTTTAATTTGGGTATTTTAACTTCCagtccttttttccccaccttctTCTCGTCTTTCTTCAACAGAAGTACCAAATCTTGACATTAGTTATGTATCTCTGCTCTGAAGGAGCAGAACACCtagtgaaaggaaaatgtgactGTCACTATTTTTCTAGCACACAAAGCACAACAGTGCATAATTCAAGATGTCCTAGTAAGCCAGTGGTTTGAGTTTTTTCTGTATTGTGACTATTAGATACGAGAGAAATTTCCAGTGCTCCTATTTTCTGTTCACTTGTGAAGAAATGATTTGTTAACTCAGCCCACTGGCTGAATGTCCACTACAGTCAGGTAAGAGGCTTATGGACACAATCAAATACTGTTTCAGTCTCCCAATAGATACAAATTTTAGTTTTGGTAAAAGACACAGTGCTAACTGGACATAATACGATTTCAGGAATTTACTGTACTAAATCCTAACCACATTGAAATCAGCGGCAAACCACCATTCAATGACCACAGCCTATCTAATGATTTCAATATTTCACTATTTCCCCGATTCAAGAAAGTCAAGAAACCACCACTACTTCAGAGTAGATGATACTAACCAATTTCTGACACTCCTGTGATTTCTGCTTGCCATGCTCGCTCATCAAAAGGCACTCACATTTATTTTGTCCATCATGAAGAACCTGCCAGGGACTAAAGgaccccagcagcacctgatGAGTTTAGTGGTAAAAAGCATTGTGGGCTCAGTGTGAGAAGGAAACAATCCCTACACACTCCCTGAAGAGTGGGAATGCCCCTCCCTCTAACCAGGGCTTCTAAAGAACAGCAATCTGCTAACTAACACAGATGTGCCAGTGCtcatcttcccttttttttccatcctgtgaTCCTCAATGGCTGTGCAGACCATTCAAACAGTCCATCATTAGATGGTAACACAGGCTGGGCTGACTGCTGAATTTCCATATGAGACAATGGAGAAGCAtgaataacattttttccctgtcccctcttCCCACATTACACCACAAATGCCTGCTAGGTGGAGCAAGGGCATAAATAAACTGGTTTTGATTCATATAAAAGCTGAAGAGATAAAATCAGGAGACAAAACCCTCTTCATAGTATAATGGATGCAAAGCACACAGGTTTCCTGAAAATTTTATGATTTCCAATGAATAATCAAATACACTCAAACACTCAAACACTTATGTCCTTCTTAAATGcaatagtttttaatttttggtaCAAGAGACTGAGATCCCAATCTGCCTATATACAAACAGCACAGAATTACAAAAAGAAAGTTTATCTAAGTcaaatttcttaatttttattaaattcaaaaactgcaggaaaaaaaatcacaagtttCTAggtacaaataaaaacaaatcagctgaaataaaatggtTGTCAAGTTAAAATCCACTTTCCATaattttcccttccttgctACTGCCCACAGTATCATCTGAACTCCTAGAAGTGCTTTAGAAATCCATTTTATCTCACCAATAGGATAGTAAACTGTAAGTTTACTATGTAAAAAAGCAAACTGCTTAGGCACAAGGTGGCAGAAGACATAAGCACAAATATTAACCATGCTTTCCTTAATTTGTCAGTAGAAATCCAGGTGTGCTACAGGCCTGCATGGCATTGAATTCAGAATGTCAGAGCTTACTCAGTGAAataagggcttttttttttttttcatttgtgttaaCAGTTTgttgtgtctttttttctcccataaaacagagagaagctGTTAAAGTCAGTGGTATACCTTACTGTTCAGTGCCAGAGTTCAGGCTAGAAGAGTGGCAAAAGTGACAAAATGGGTTCCAGCACCAGAGAATGTAAAGTAGAGAAGCTGTAGTGTGAAAGAGACTGGTTCATACTTGTGTTGTCAGTGTAATTAATAGTCTGGCGACCACCTGCTAAGACAGCATGACAAGCAGTCACATGCTATTTGAAGATATCAGCTGGGCCAGGTCATCACTCTCCCAACAGAGCAGTGATCAAGGTGAACAACTAATGTCTGCTGCTCTTCCAACTACACCTAAAGGAACtgttaaacagaaaattaaatcataACAAAATTAACACAAGTGTTGTTCCATATTCCACATTCTACCTTTTACCCATCACTTGATACTTGCCATTCTAATAACAGGTGCAGTTCCACTGTCAttcataaatacaaaattttatttgcacTTCATTAGTTTAGAAAGACCACAATGTTTTTCAATACCACAACATTCAGGACACACCAAGTTATTCAAATATGTATCTACTGATTTACCACAGCTAAACTAAACAGTGCATTTAATAAAAGATATACCAAAGATATAATTCACAAGTTCATTATCAGACAAAATCCTAACACAGTATTTGCTTGATGGGAATAATTTCCAccattaggaaagaaaataattttacctTAGGTTCCCTTCCCCCAACCCTACAGATGTCCAgacaaaaatacacatatatattcCTTAACACAGGAAAAGGtatcatcttaattttttttttttcaagaatttgTCTAGGACAGCAGCATTGCTTTTTATACCTTCCTTTAGAGCTTGAATATATCTCCATTCTTTTATTGAAACTTAATGATTCTTGTAACCAAATTTACGTTTATGCAGAAAATTATATATGCTATTTCAAAGTGCAATCTTAGATCTGCACCAGGTGTGATGTCTCAGTACACAAAGAAAGGGTGCAgcattaaacaaaataaataaaagactgCCAAAAATTAAACTTAGCTTTTCAATAAATCCAGTCAGCAGAGGATGCTACAgccaaaaatgttttcactacATTAAAAGGAAACATAATGCTGATTATGGAAGCTTTGTACATAAAGtcctctgtttttaaaaaatttgtctttaaaatagtTAGCAAAGCACCATATACTTATCTTCATACCAGAAGAGCTTCTGCCTGCCTGTTTATAATAACAAAGAACTATTACAACATTTATGTCAAGAATAGGTATAGATTtaatttctcctcctcctcaacTGGATGTGTGGCAAACCCCCACCGACTGTACAGTATTTATAACACTGGGGCAATGAATGAAACATCATTGTGAGGGAGAGGGGTAATAATTAAATGTTATAGTTGAATCCTACATAGGATTGCATATTTGCATATTTACAAGTTAGTGTGTAGCTCTGACTCGAATAACAAAGTGCAACGAGAAACTGCCAAATGATTGTAGTGCAGAGTAGTACAGATACTTCCTTTACCCTCCTGCTCCTATTTTTCACTCTGGAGGAAGTAACAAGTCAACAGCAACGGACATGTGGCCTTGGGGGAGGCAGTTCTGGTGGGATTTCTGGCTCTGGTTGCAGGGACAGGATACTGTTGGACAACTCATTTCTTATAACATCCAGTGGcatcttaaagaaaagaaaaatcacctgTAAACAGTCATCTGCATAGAAAGAACTCATTTCAAGAGTTCACTGACAGCCAATGCCTCAATTTCAGGATCTTTTAGATCTTACTAGTGAGATGCAGTGGTCAACAGTCTGTGACTGCATCATGCCCACTATATATTATCCAAGATTTTCACCTGACAATCTGTACTTGCTCTCTGTCCTCCCAAGCATGTGCAGTCATTATTTAAACATTGATCACTTGTGTGACCAGAGGAATACTACCACCTGagtattttacctttttcagAATGTCATCAACaagttttagaaatatttcatcCACATTAAAATTATCCTTGGCACTGGCTTCACAGAACCGCATCCCAGTTATCTGCTGTGCAAACTgatgggagagaaaataaaataactccATGAAAATATGTGCAAACAGCAACAGATAGCAAATATATCCTCCTcataaaaccttaaaaaaagtCCCAAACACACAACTTTCCCCAAATCTGTGACTGCACTCTAATTCAGCTAATAATCCTGAATCTGCATGGTACAGCAAATATTGCAACATATAGCTAATTTTTGCTTAAAGTAAGTTTATTGGAAAAGCATTCTGCATTTGTTCAGACTTACATCTGAGAAATTCATGTATTCAGTTGACACATATTGCTGCAGACTGCCAAAAAGTAAGAACCCAGAACAGCTAATCTCAACTTCATTATTCAAAATGTAGAAAAGGGAAGTACAGATGCAAGAATTAGCCTTGATTCCAAAAGTCTGGAATTAGCCTTCACTTCCAAATGTTTGTGTATGCCCATACTGACATTGTTCTGACCAAGATGGTGCTGAGTATCACACAACAACAAACATACACTCTTGCCATGTTCCTTAACACTTTTGGGGTTGCACGAGAACAAAAGGAACATGAAAGCAAAGGTGAGCCAAATAATCAAGCAGGGCTGTTGCCTGTCCAAAAATGGTACTGAGAAGCAAACATCTGAAAGAAGGCCCACAAAGATTTCCTGAATAGAGATACATCTCTATTAGTAATTCAAGTCTTCACTACCCCTTCAGAGCCCAAAAGGAGTATCCCCTACACTACTGTACAGTGTAACCCAACTTGTAGCTTACTCTTTCTTCAGACCAAAACCACACTACTCCAGCAGGAACACAGACAACTGCACTTTATATACAAATAAACACCATATGGATTTTGAGAgacaaccaccaccaccactctTAATACACTCCCTGCATCCAAAAGTCTGAACAAGAGCAGCCGTGGACCATCAGCAGCAATGCCACAACAGCTTTGCCTCTATACCTGTCCTTaccttctctccctgctgccgaGTAATCTCTCGATCAACTTCACAGTCCAGTTTATTTCCAACTAATAGAAGCTCTGCATCTTCTGAAGCATActgcaattaaaacatttctaattaACTAAACCTAGAAACATAAGATTTTGTGACTCAAACACAatacaaaaaaagggaaattcctCTACTAAATAAGGAGTCACACTGACAGAGTTTATAGGTAAACATTCTTCCCAGCATTGTTtcaaaaattttcagtttttaaattccatttttaaaacgTGACTTGAGAACTAGCTGTCCTAGTTTATCTAAGAATGAACATAATGACCTTATTTCACAGACAGGAAACAaaccctcctccccccaccgCACAGGTTAATGAGCAGTGTTACAGATTTTCACTGACACTTCTAACTGGGACAATTCTAGTTCAAGAAAGCAGGAGTGGACAATCATTTTGCAACAAAAACACATCAATGTTAAATCCTGGCTAAAAGACATCACTGAAAATTAGCTGACAGTAGTTTATTAATTCTAAATTGATGACGCAAATttctttgagggaaaaaaaacgcTTGTTaaaaaaagcatgtaaaaataaaatacttaagGCATACCTTATCAATCATTTTCATCCATTTTGGTAAATCGTCAAATGTTTCCTTCTTGGTGATATCATACACCAAAATAATTCCCTTGGCACTTCTGTAATAAGCTGAGGTAATGCTGTTGAATCTCTCCTGACCTGCTGTGTCCctaagaagcagcagcaaacagtGGCACAAATATTTCACCAATTTGCAAAGTACAGAATAactttgtttacattttaataataaCACCCCCACATTCATTAGAGACACTAC carries:
- the RAB12 gene encoding ras-related protein Rab-12; protein product: MEPGSGLPQRRAGGGGLDLGAGSAAGSPALSGGQSRRRKQPPRPADFKLQVIIIGSRGVGKTSLMERFTDDTFCEACKSTVGVDFKIKTVELRGKKIRLQIWDTAGQERFNSITSAYYRSAKGIILVYDITKKETFDDLPKWMKMIDKYASEDAELLLVGNKLDCEVDREITRQQGEKFAQQITGMRFCEASAKDNFNVDEIFLKLVDDILKKMPLDVIRNELSNSILSLQPEPEIPPELPPPRPHVRCC